The Brevibacillus brevis genome contains a region encoding:
- a CDS encoding peroxiredoxin, which yields MTARIGLPAPDFTMDTVTFDNGFPLPKSLVDYRGKWLLLFFYPFDFSKVCPTEILSLNRRIKEFADLNVEVLGISGDSIHTHKAWMRSGEGIGPLSFPLASDYSKEATLAYGVLDEATKAPLRGSFIIDPEGILQYAVISNSKVGRSVDETLRVIEALQSGGLCPMDWKPGQNTIS from the coding sequence ATGACAGCGCGTATTGGACTTCCTGCACCTGATTTTACGATGGACACCGTTACGTTTGACAACGGATTTCCCTTGCCAAAGAGCTTGGTAGACTATCGTGGAAAATGGCTTCTTTTGTTCTTTTACCCGTTTGACTTTTCGAAAGTATGCCCGACGGAAATCCTCAGCCTCAACCGCCGGATCAAGGAGTTCGCGGATTTGAATGTCGAGGTGCTTGGCATTAGCGGCGACAGCATACATACACACAAAGCATGGATGAGATCGGGTGAAGGCATCGGTCCACTCTCATTCCCGCTCGCTTCCGATTACAGCAAAGAAGCGACCCTTGCATACGGTGTACTGGACGAAGCAACCAAAGCCCCGCTGCGCGGCAGCTTCATCATCGATCCAGAAGGCATCCTGCAATACGCAGTCATCTCCAACTCCAAGGTTGGCAGAAGCGTAGATGAGACGCTCCGTGTGATCGAAGCTCTGCAATCAGGCGGATTGTGCCCTATGGACTGGAAGCCTGGGCAAAACACGATATCCTAA
- a CDS encoding right-handed parallel beta-helix repeat-containing protein, protein MQAMIDQARPNDTVTIPYGLYKGPIRITKPIQLVAGGQVKIINPTEEEATLTIESDNVSVQGIHIVDKRINSDVAALVIRGDQNFLENVIVETKGIGIQLRQADYNTLHNVQVIGKIKGDGSPTTSTGHNHGAQPEVKPKQTEKARRGNGIDLRESHHNRFIKNQVTNVEDGFYVENSDRNHLEQNLVTKSRYGYHFMGTSDTTVINNIGMENVTGSQLMESRNLTVTGNQFLKQQKNPGSQGILLITVQNTLVANNTIEGNRVGLYLEQSSGITVKNNLLSLNFIGMQFLASSDNVLTDNQFVSNVIQAQAQDSQNNNLNKNYWDNLQGLDVTGDSRSDLPYEMNPFYLGLTDAVPAYQLFFQAPGFVFLEGLFTSGAGSAIKDASPLMQPSDTVLIESGKTSGWGAGILGLILLIGSCSIIYIGVKKS, encoded by the coding sequence TTGCAGGCGATGATTGATCAAGCACGCCCTAACGATACCGTTACCATCCCATATGGCTTGTACAAAGGTCCTATCCGTATTACCAAGCCGATTCAATTGGTAGCCGGTGGTCAAGTGAAGATCATCAATCCGACCGAGGAGGAGGCAACGCTCACGATTGAAAGCGACAATGTGAGCGTGCAAGGAATCCATATCGTGGACAAACGTATCAACAGTGATGTTGCCGCTCTTGTCATCCGTGGCGATCAAAACTTCCTGGAGAACGTCATCGTTGAAACGAAAGGAATCGGTATTCAATTACGGCAAGCAGACTACAACACGCTGCACAACGTTCAAGTCATCGGAAAAATCAAAGGCGATGGCAGCCCAACGACCAGTACTGGACATAATCACGGGGCACAGCCCGAAGTAAAGCCAAAGCAAACGGAAAAAGCGAGACGAGGTAACGGAATCGACCTGCGTGAATCGCATCATAACCGTTTCATTAAAAATCAGGTGACGAATGTCGAAGATGGCTTTTACGTCGAAAATAGCGATCGAAACCATCTGGAACAAAATCTGGTGACGAAATCGCGGTACGGCTATCACTTCATGGGTACCTCTGATACAACGGTCATCAACAACATTGGGATGGAAAATGTGACGGGCTCCCAGCTCATGGAATCGCGCAATCTGACGGTTACCGGGAATCAATTTTTGAAACAGCAAAAAAATCCTGGTTCGCAAGGAATTCTTCTGATTACCGTACAGAACACGCTAGTTGCGAACAACACGATTGAGGGGAACCGCGTTGGACTGTATTTAGAGCAATCATCCGGCATTACGGTCAAAAACAATTTACTCAGTCTCAACTTTATCGGCATGCAGTTTTTGGCCTCGTCTGACAACGTATTAACCGATAACCAATTTGTCTCCAACGTCATCCAAGCGCAAGCCCAGGATAGCCAGAACAACAACTTAAACAAAAACTACTGGGACAATCTGCAAGGACTCGATGTGACCGGGGATTCCCGCAGTGATTTGCCATACGAGATGAATCCTTTTTACTTGGGTTTGACCGATGCGGTTCCTGCCTACCAGCTGTTTTTTCAAGCCCCGGGATTCGTGTTTCTGGAAGGCTTGTTTACAAGTGGGGCCGGCTCAGCAATCAAGGACGCATCTCCTTTAATGCAACCCTCGGACACCGTGCTAATTGAATCGGGAAAAACGAGCGGTTGGGGTGCAGGCATTCTTGGACTTATCTTGTTAATAGGAAGCTGTTCGATCATTTATATAGGAGTGAAAAAATCATGA
- a CDS encoding TerD family protein, whose translation MKNQIYLRRKNKIIVHQGQHELPTSYLAAALRNIESLGYTFSLELLERIRTLSEGEFFALYSDVIAVLKVKIGSSRQYKPMYPNFPKQVMEASEGELFVNAIIHYLTWNLPVHEVKKRLPLLRESRLKLIHLGTDEELLQIGMNLLRSNSSLSATDRDDLEGLIQAYEGIAEALPAEIPQKENVAIAASLLLKYDKLPAAFFAHYCKTATDVLRLAVALSDGDVSLAEPAKFRKFKRGERRLLLSLLEASSNIVEDMNRYKNRWIRLGEILHPFEYKDRYPKAAEAFDILRNNHKVETFNSQVEQALVRADVNTAIKLLEQRPGEFARRLDHLLRLTEQGSSVLSAFEKIAGGVSTPVLLQVMNHFDKRDSYGEWRTFFPKGQVAKVQAIENRVPGLPEDIRQKAADICRTSLLNRFAQLPALGNVYIDPRLQEHLVPFSMRSASKALRTIARGSRLTIPDGGTIRFFLWWREGIVNDVPTGRVDIDLSAVLYNEDWRYMEHISYTNLRSDKYQACHSGDIVEAPKGACEFIDIDMDSVIRYGGRYVVMNLYSFTSQPYCDLPECYAGWMIRSAPQTGEIFEPQTVQDKIDLAANTRICIPVILDLVERKVIWTDIALNSDPRFANNVESNAGGVELMGRALTSLVKPTLHELFMLHAQARGTLTDQAQEADTVFSLEEGITPFDTEIIMADFMQ comes from the coding sequence ATGAAAAATCAAATCTACCTTCGCCGGAAAAATAAAATCATCGTACATCAGGGGCAGCATGAACTGCCTACCTCTTATTTAGCTGCGGCTTTGCGCAATATTGAGAGCTTGGGCTATACCTTTTCGCTGGAATTGCTAGAAAGAATCCGGACGCTGTCGGAAGGAGAGTTTTTCGCGCTCTATTCGGATGTGATAGCTGTACTCAAGGTAAAGATCGGGTCATCCCGCCAGTACAAGCCGATGTATCCGAATTTTCCTAAGCAAGTCATGGAGGCTAGCGAGGGTGAGCTGTTTGTAAATGCGATCATTCATTATTTGACGTGGAACCTTCCTGTGCACGAAGTGAAAAAACGGTTGCCTCTGCTGAGAGAATCTCGCCTGAAGCTGATTCATTTGGGCACAGACGAAGAGCTGTTGCAGATAGGAATGAACTTGCTGCGCTCCAATAGCTCACTCTCTGCTACTGACAGGGATGACTTGGAGGGCTTGATTCAGGCCTATGAAGGAATCGCTGAAGCTCTGCCAGCGGAGATTCCCCAAAAGGAAAACGTGGCGATTGCTGCGAGCCTGTTGCTGAAGTATGACAAGCTTCCTGCTGCTTTTTTTGCCCACTATTGCAAGACCGCGACAGATGTGTTGCGTCTGGCAGTGGCGCTGTCTGACGGGGATGTGAGCTTGGCAGAGCCTGCAAAATTTCGCAAGTTCAAACGCGGGGAGAGAAGGCTGCTCCTTAGCCTGCTGGAAGCCAGCTCGAATATCGTAGAAGACATGAATCGTTACAAAAACAGATGGATTCGTCTCGGGGAAATCTTGCATCCGTTTGAATATAAGGATCGCTATCCGAAAGCGGCAGAAGCATTCGATATTTTGCGCAACAATCACAAGGTCGAGACGTTCAATAGCCAAGTAGAGCAGGCGCTGGTCCGTGCGGATGTGAATACGGCGATCAAGCTGCTCGAACAGCGTCCAGGGGAATTTGCCCGACGTCTGGATCATTTATTGCGTTTGACGGAGCAGGGGAGTTCAGTCCTCTCTGCCTTCGAGAAAATTGCGGGTGGTGTATCGACTCCAGTTCTTCTGCAAGTCATGAATCACTTCGACAAACGGGATAGCTACGGGGAATGGCGGACCTTTTTTCCGAAAGGGCAAGTGGCGAAAGTACAGGCAATCGAAAACCGAGTGCCAGGGCTTCCAGAGGACATCAGACAGAAGGCAGCGGATATTTGCCGGACATCGTTGTTGAACCGTTTTGCCCAATTGCCGGCGCTGGGCAACGTCTATATCGACCCGCGGCTGCAGGAGCATCTCGTTCCGTTTTCGATGCGATCTGCCAGCAAAGCACTGCGTACGATTGCACGCGGCTCCCGGCTAACGATCCCGGATGGAGGAACGATTCGCTTTTTCCTGTGGTGGAGAGAAGGGATTGTCAACGATGTCCCTACAGGCAGAGTCGATATCGATTTGTCTGCCGTGCTCTATAACGAAGACTGGAGATACATGGAGCATATATCCTATACCAATCTGCGTTCCGACAAGTATCAAGCGTGCCACAGCGGGGATATTGTGGAGGCGCCCAAAGGCGCGTGCGAATTCATCGACATCGACATGGATTCTGTCATCCGCTATGGCGGTCGATATGTCGTCATGAACCTGTATTCGTTTACGAGTCAGCCTTATTGCGATTTGCCTGAATGCTACGCAGGCTGGATGATTCGTTCGGCGCCACAGACAGGAGAAATTTTCGAGCCGCAGACGGTACAGGACAAGATTGATCTCGCCGCAAACACGCGGATTTGTATCCCGGTCATTCTGGATCTCGTGGAGAGAAAAGTGATTTGGACGGATATCGCCCTGAATTCCGATCCGCGGTTTGCCAACAATGTGGAGTCCAATGCCGGAGGGGTGGAGCTGATGGGAAGAGCGCTCACCTCGTTGGTGAAGCCTACCCTGCATGAGTTGTTCATGCTTCATGCACAGGCGAGAGGGACCCTGACTGATCAAGCGCAAGAGGCAGATACGGTATTTTCCTTGGAAGAGGGAATTACGCCGTTTGATACGGAGATCATCATGGCGGATTTTATGCAGTGA
- a CDS encoding nitrous oxide reductase accessory protein NosL, whose amino-acid sequence MNKIKTWCTTIGAIIGISLLMVGCGSEEPKPVDIAEGVDKCDLCKMHVPNDHNATEIVLKDGKALKFDDLGCMHNWTKENGTDNVAVQFVRDYYTAEWTKAEQATYAYDKDFKTPMTYGIYSFKEKSAADSFVQEQKKGIVMSAEELKNHSWENSMSKHMNKDGQSSEGQHNGGHESKPADHGSNSTTPTTHN is encoded by the coding sequence ATGAACAAAATAAAAACATGGTGCACAACAATCGGAGCAATTATCGGCATTAGCCTGCTTATGGTCGGCTGCGGAAGCGAAGAGCCAAAACCTGTAGATATCGCAGAAGGCGTAGACAAATGCGACCTTTGCAAAATGCATGTCCCTAATGATCACAATGCTACTGAAATCGTCTTAAAAGATGGAAAAGCACTGAAGTTCGATGATCTCGGTTGCATGCACAACTGGACGAAAGAAAATGGAACCGATAACGTGGCTGTACAATTTGTCCGCGATTACTACACAGCAGAATGGACAAAAGCAGAGCAAGCTACCTACGCTTACGACAAAGACTTCAAAACGCCGATGACGTATGGCATCTATTCCTTCAAAGAGAAGTCTGCTGCAGACAGCTTCGTTCAGGAACAAAAGAAAGGCATTGTCATGAGTGCGGAAGAGTTGAAAAATCATAGCTGGGAAAACAGCATGAGCAAGCACATGAACAAAGACGGTCAGTCTTCCGAAGGGCAACATAATGGCGGTCACGAAAGCAAGCCAGCCGATCACGGCAGCAACAGCACTACCCCAACCACACACAACTAA
- a CDS encoding FMN-binding glutamate synthase family protein, with protein MVPTLLCVIIFIILLPPIVFFGYMYALSKQPKHSIIRSHPFLGWMRYLLEKLGPELRQYWFDDDTDGRPFSRADFVGLMYAAKYRTDLISFGGKRDYEKPGFYLSNAMFPKLTSELRVDNEKVVPGKKYEITHEGLFTRREKFIEEQEVKPWLLHDEDVIVVGENRREPWRLKGMFGASATSFGAVGENYIMSTGYGARMAGGSWINTGEGGVAEVHLSTGADIISQIGPGMFGFRDDKGKFSIEEYKKKASIPNIKAFELKFHQGAKIRGGHLEGSKVTEKVAAARLVPVGQTVNSPNRFEFLTNPDEALRFIGSLQEAGGKPVGVKIVVGDPKRLEHFFEKMLELSIYPDFITVDGSEGGSGAMFKAMADGMGLPLFAALIILDDTMRKFGVRDRIKIFAAGKLVTPDKVAIAMALGADCVNSARGFMIATGCIMAMQCHTGKCPTGVTTTDSKYQEALVPAEKQWRVMNYILQLREGLFSLAAACGLESPTELRREHVVFTNESGETMRVVDLFPYPVVSR; from the coding sequence GTGGTACCTACTCTGTTATGCGTCATTATCTTCATCATACTTTTACCACCCATTGTATTTTTCGGGTACATGTATGCCCTGTCTAAACAGCCGAAGCACTCCATTATTCGATCCCATCCGTTTTTGGGGTGGATGCGCTATTTGCTGGAAAAGCTCGGGCCTGAGCTTCGTCAGTATTGGTTTGACGATGATACAGACGGGAGGCCGTTCTCCAGAGCTGACTTCGTGGGCCTCATGTATGCGGCAAAATACCGGACGGATCTGATCTCGTTCGGAGGGAAACGCGATTACGAGAAGCCCGGCTTCTATTTGTCCAATGCGATGTTCCCGAAGCTGACGAGTGAGCTGCGGGTAGATAACGAGAAAGTCGTCCCTGGCAAAAAGTATGAGATTACCCATGAGGGACTGTTTACAAGAAGAGAAAAGTTTATCGAGGAACAAGAGGTTAAGCCGTGGCTGCTGCATGACGAGGATGTCATTGTCGTGGGCGAAAACAGAAGGGAGCCCTGGCGGCTAAAAGGGATGTTCGGTGCTTCAGCTACCTCCTTTGGAGCAGTGGGAGAGAACTATATCATGTCCACTGGGTATGGGGCACGTATGGCAGGCGGTTCTTGGATCAATACGGGAGAGGGTGGCGTCGCAGAAGTGCATCTCTCCACGGGTGCGGATATCATTTCGCAAATCGGGCCGGGGATGTTTGGCTTCCGTGATGACAAGGGCAAGTTTTCGATCGAAGAATACAAAAAAAAGGCAAGCATCCCGAACATCAAAGCGTTCGAACTGAAATTTCATCAAGGGGCCAAAATACGCGGTGGGCACCTCGAAGGCTCCAAGGTCACGGAAAAAGTCGCGGCAGCAAGGCTGGTACCTGTAGGACAAACGGTCAATTCACCGAACCGCTTCGAATTCCTTACAAATCCGGATGAAGCATTGCGTTTCATCGGCAGTTTGCAGGAGGCGGGAGGCAAGCCGGTGGGAGTAAAAATCGTCGTTGGCGATCCAAAGCGGTTGGAGCATTTTTTTGAGAAAATGCTGGAGTTGTCCATTTACCCGGATTTCATTACGGTTGACGGCTCTGAGGGCGGTTCAGGCGCAATGTTTAAGGCAATGGCTGACGGCATGGGCTTGCCCCTTTTCGCCGCGCTGATCATTCTCGATGATACGATGAGGAAATTCGGCGTACGGGACCGCATCAAGATTTTTGCTGCTGGCAAGCTCGTTACCCCTGACAAAGTAGCGATCGCCATGGCATTGGGAGCGGATTGCGTCAACTCCGCGCGCGGCTTCATGATTGCCACTGGCTGCATCATGGCGATGCAATGCCATACGGGTAAATGTCCGACAGGAGTCACTACGACAGATTCCAAATACCAGGAGGCGTTGGTTCCGGCAGAAAAGCAGTGGCGTGTCATGAACTATATTTTGCAGTTAAGAGAAGGCTTGTTCTCGCTGGCGGCCGCATGTGGCTTGGAGAGTCCCACTGAGCTTCGGAGAGAGCATGTCGTGTTTACCAACGAAAGCGGGGAGACCATGCGTGTGGTGGACTTGTTTCCGTACCCGGTCGTGTCCAGATGA